A single genomic interval of Patescibacteria group bacterium harbors:
- a CDS encoding four helix bundle protein yields MENDNVNFKNEFKKRLYNWVLRLIKFIDKLPKDSVCNVLGKQLLRSGTSILANYIEANSASSKKDFINFFTHSLKSANESKVWLTLLRDTDKGDKNELQWSLKELIEIANILASSILTLKGKK; encoded by the coding sequence ATGGAAAATGACAATGTAAATTTTAAAAATGAATTCAAAAAACGCCTTTATAACTGGGTTTTAAGATTAATCAAGTTTATAGACAAGCTTCCCAAAGACTCCGTATGTAATGTCTTGGGAAAACAGCTTCTAAGAAGTGGAACAAGCATTTTGGCAAATTATATTGAGGCAAACTCAGCCAGCTCAAAGAAAGATTTTATTAATTTTTTCACTCATTCTTTAAAATCAGCCAATGAATCTAAGGTTTGGCTGACATTATTAAGAGATACTGACAAAGGAGATAAAAATGAATTGCAGTGGTCATTAAAAGAACTGATAGAAATAGCCAATATTCTGGCTTCCAGCATTTTAACTCTCAAGGGTAAGAAATAA
- a CDS encoding cupredoxin domain-containing protein, translating into MNKKIIWIIIIVVVIIGAVIVILNLPKKSTIPATGQGEKTTPVVVPEGTVAAPELNLSQIVEPKAIVPGASPVTGEGKILTDEGKIASPEGVAPGAKETPKPSAPIEENKIPKSALTIKVSAQNGYEPSQFRAKAGQVVTLCLVGLDDKSHSLNFRHPSLSGLVITIIGTETRCLTFNAPIAGTYEFACSNPDHSKEVGQMFITE; encoded by the coding sequence ATGAACAAAAAAATTATTTGGATAATTATAATTGTCGTGGTGATTATTGGCGCAGTTATCGTTATTTTAAATCTTCCCAAAAAATCAACTATTCCTGCCACAGGCCAGGGAGAAAAAACAACTCCCGTGGTAGTTCCTGAAGGAACTGTAGCCGCCCCGGAATTAAATCTTTCGCAAATTGTAGAACCGAAAGCGATTGTGCCTGGTGCCAGTCCGGTTACCGGAGAAGGAAAAATTTTAACTGATGAAGGAAAAATAGCCAGTCCGGAGGGCGTTGCCCCGGGGGCGAAAGAAACCCCAAAACCATCCGCGCCGATTGAAGAAAATAAAATTCCTAAATCAGCTTTGACGATAAAAGTGAGCGCTCAAAATGGTTATGAACCTTCTCAATTTCGGGCCAAGGCCGGCCAAGTAGTAACTCTTTGCTTAGTGGGACTTGATGATAAATCGCATAGTCTTAATTTTCGTCATCCGAGTTTAAGCGGGCTGGTGATTACTATTATTGGAACAGAAACAAGATGTCTTACCTTTAATGCGCCGATCGCGGGAACTTATGAATTTGCTTGCAGCAATCCGGATCATTCCAAGGAAGTTGGCCAAATGTTTATTACAGAGTAA
- a CDS encoding tail fiber domain-containing protein translates to MKKQIFSSKIIYFSIFLILICFSYWGVEKVRAADPLDNDQIDMLKYLDMNEHGIFNLATPVDDDNAATQGYVKSVVLTNTGWTATDSYIYLTTIGNSVGIGTTIPVAKLEVANNYSSTATLPSANIGIVGRNYTGSGADVIGVYGQGKTNDASYNSYGGYFYGTYSSNRNKAIGIYAYGNDYAAILDGTVGIGSSIPATKLDVNGNIAANTYYSRGDPIGYFLNPAAGGTGWGLYSNGSVYASGSDDNYFAGSVGIGITNPGAKLSIVTPDTNYSTIWSNNGGANNEYLSLYQTVDDFIFTSNKNGSGVRKGIGITATGADNTMPSGIYLKTDGYVGIGTTIPGFNLDVYGSGVVASQIVSTNNYSAQYIKGGQSGDVRWGLFSGYPNVGDFTIRETGVADYLTVKKTTGNVGIGTTIPGMVLTVNTSTNDQGIQIQGAASNISPVLKFATSAGTAYARIGIAGAAGNLATNSGQNDLVIRTEGTQKLHLAPGAVITETLLSTGYVGIGTTIPSTNLDVNGQIKIRGGVPGAGKILISDAVGLATWSPATSISDGDWTISGNNQYSAVSGNVGIGTTDPTAILQINKSTGGSGQKWLILSTTGASSEGMVFRTDNGDINRITSYGDLYLESNNGSGATLGLDSGGHSSFGGYVYAPSLTVGGLDITPPTEGAIISGNVGIGVTDPVSKLAILSGAGVGGISIGTDETYAAVAAPDGGAIIEGNVGIGYTTASIDKLRVNGSIMSTGPAGGSPLLTSAIRMSVEGSGAYGQVQTYNSVPLVLNPTTAGGNVGIGVTNPGNKLSVYGGTIGAYNFDGTDGLLIEGYSASASDDAMMQFHTSGALYKMGIDYSDEGKFKLTYGSEDNGQTQIVMTGSGKVGIGLANHTPLSKLDVSGNMAIGSYAGASAAPSNSLIVSGNIGIGTTAPGIDLAIGDTDTGLDWASDGNLKVMTNNSERIRIASDGKVGIGTTGPVNPLHIYSSSSSVIPLRVDDYYYTYSIGAGTFSSPNTNGWQLYKASSETYYDSVVGGHHFLTSGSEKVTFTSDGKLGIGTATPATYLDIKGTQVAGSYGDAATAIKINMTNDASSIYGGIAWKDSETAAETCGIYPMRSGGVNYFDFLNTGTVYMRLLGGTGTILNDNSADLDFRVESNDNANMFFVDGGANTVTVGYNGSLGSKFNVYSATNNTTQFTGHLLNVRAGDGTTNTISEIDFGVANTVAPVIIGSKVIDGSGATKGDFYIGTRDSTDGATLPTERLRVTTAGKVGIGITNPGQALDVTGTIRQSACKTAGTLSANTSGDIICTSDERLKNIYGYYQGGLAALSAINPIKFSYKGEDFVHVGFSAQNVKSVLPEASALQDSGYWSLDDTSITALTVNAIKEQQKEIEDLKNVVCQLKPDADVCNK, encoded by the coding sequence ATGAAAAAACAAATATTTTCTTCAAAAATTATTTATTTTTCGATTTTTTTAATTTTAATTTGTTTTTCTTATTGGGGAGTAGAAAAAGTAAGGGCAGCTGATCCGCTGGACAATGATCAGATTGATATGCTGAAATATTTAGACATGAATGAGCACGGGATTTTTAATTTAGCTACTCCGGTAGATGATGATAACGCCGCGACACAAGGATATGTTAAATCAGTAGTTTTAACAAATACTGGTTGGACGGCTACTGACAGCTATATTTATTTAACTACTATTGGTAATAGCGTCGGTATTGGAACAACAATTCCGGTCGCAAAATTGGAAGTTGCCAATAATTATAGCAGCACGGCAACGCTACCTTCGGCTAATATTGGTATAGTTGGGCGTAATTATACAGGTTCCGGCGCTGATGTTATTGGTGTCTATGGACAAGGAAAAACCAATGACGCTTCTTATAACAGTTATGGCGGTTATTTTTATGGCACTTATAGCAGTAATAGAAATAAAGCGATTGGTATTTATGCTTATGGAAATGATTATGCGGCTATTTTGGATGGTACTGTCGGAATCGGATCATCAATACCGGCTACAAAATTAGATGTTAATGGCAATATTGCGGCGAATACCTATTATTCTCGTGGTGATCCAATCGGTTATTTTCTTAATCCTGCCGCAGGTGGTACGGGTTGGGGATTATATTCCAATGGTTCTGTATATGCTTCTGGAAGTGATGATAATTATTTTGCCGGAAGCGTCGGAATTGGAATAACAAATCCGGGAGCAAAACTTTCAATCGTAACACCGGATACCAATTATTCAACAATATGGTCTAATAACGGTGGTGCAAATAATGAATATCTTTCTTTATATCAAACTGTTGATGATTTTATATTTACTTCCAATAAAAATGGTTCAGGAGTTCGTAAGGGTATAGGAATTACTGCCACAGGTGCGGATAATACCATGCCTAGTGGAATATATTTAAAAACAGACGGTTATGTCGGAATAGGAACAACAATTCCGGGTTTTAATCTTGATGTTTATGGTTCAGGGGTTGTGGCATCGCAAATTGTAAGCACTAATAATTATTCAGCTCAATATATTAAAGGTGGTCAGAGCGGAGATGTACGCTGGGGATTATTTAGCGGATATCCGAATGTGGGAGATTTTACAATCAGAGAGACAGGAGTTGCTGATTATTTGACAGTCAAAAAAACTACCGGCAATGTCGGTATTGGGACGACGATTCCAGGCATGGTATTAACAGTTAATACGAGTACTAATGATCAAGGTATTCAAATTCAAGGAGCAGCATCAAATATTAGTCCTGTACTTAAATTCGCAACTTCGGCAGGTACTGCTTATGCTCGTATTGGTATTGCGGGTGCAGCTGGTAATTTAGCTACAAACAGTGGTCAAAATGATTTAGTTATTAGAACAGAAGGTACTCAAAAACTTCATCTTGCTCCAGGAGCCGTTATTACTGAAACTTTGCTTTCTACTGGTTATGTCGGCATTGGAACAACAATCCCATCAACAAATCTTGATGTTAATGGCCAAATAAAAATCAGAGGAGGGGTACCTGGCGCTGGTAAAATTTTAATTTCGGATGCAGTTGGTTTAGCTACTTGGTCTCCTGCCACTTCTATCAGCGATGGCGACTGGACAATTTCCGGCAATAATCAATATTCTGCTGTTTCCGGCAACGTCGGTATTGGGACAACGGATCCGACGGCAATTTTACAAATTAATAAATCCACTGGCGGTAGTGGACAAAAATGGTTGATTCTTTCTACGACTGGAGCTTCCAGTGAAGGAATGGTTTTTAGAACTGACAATGGTGATATTAATCGTATCACGTCTTATGGTGATTTGTATTTAGAATCCAATAATGGTTCAGGTGCTACTTTAGGACTTGATAGTGGTGGTCATTCTAGTTTTGGAGGTTATGTTTATGCACCCAGTTTGACTGTAGGTGGACTGGACATTACCCCACCGACAGAGGGAGCTATTATTTCCGGCAATGTCGGTATCGGGGTGACGGATCCAGTTAGTAAATTAGCAATTTTATCCGGAGCGGGTGTTGGCGGAATTTCAATCGGCACTGATGAAACTTATGCTGCTGTAGCTGCTCCCGACGGCGGAGCAATAATTGAAGGCAATGTCGGTATCGGTTATACAACTGCTTCTATAGATAAATTAAGAGTTAATGGTTCTATTATGTCTACGGGTCCTGCTGGTGGGAGTCCGTTGCTTACATCGGCTATTAGAATGTCAGTGGAAGGATCCGGAGCTTATGGACAAGTTCAAACTTATAATTCTGTGCCCTTAGTGTTAAACCCCACAACTGCGGGCGGTAATGTCGGTATTGGCGTGACAAATCCGGGTAATAAATTAAGTGTTTATGGAGGCACAATAGGTGCTTATAATTTTGACGGAACCGATGGTCTATTAATTGAAGGATATAGCGCTTCAGCTAGCGATGATGCAATGATGCAATTTCATACTTCGGGAGCGCTTTATAAAATGGGAATAGATTATTCTGATGAAGGAAAATTTAAGCTTACTTATGGTAGTGAAGATAATGGACAGACACAAATTGTAATGACTGGCTCCGGTAAGGTTGGAATTGGATTAGCAAATCATACTCCGTTATCCAAACTGGACGTGTCGGGTAATATGGCTATTGGTTCTTATGCCGGGGCTAGCGCCGCACCTTCAAATAGTTTAATAGTTAGTGGCAATATTGGTATTGGAACAACAGCACCGGGAATAGATTTAGCTATTGGCGATACTGATACCGGTTTAGATTGGGCGAGTGATGGTAATTTAAAAGTAATGACTAATAATTCAGAAAGAATAAGAATCGCTTCAGATGGTAAGGTTGGAATTGGAACAACCGGGCCGGTAAATCCACTTCATATTTATTCGTCATCATCTTCTGTAATTCCATTGAGAGTTGACGATTATTATTATACTTATTCAATAGGAGCTGGAACTTTTTCATCGCCCAATACAAATGGATGGCAATTATACAAAGCAAGCTCGGAAACTTATTATGACAGCGTAGTGGGTGGGCATCATTTTTTGACCTCAGGATCTGAAAAAGTTACATTTACGAGTGATGGTAAGCTTGGAATCGGAACAGCTACGCCAGCAACATATTTAGACATCAAAGGAACACAAGTTGCCGGAAGCTACGGAGATGCCGCAACAGCGATAAAGATTAATATGACAAATGATGCTTCATCAATCTATGGTGGAATTGCATGGAAGGACAGCGAAACAGCGGCCGAGACTTGCGGGATTTATCCTATGCGTTCGGGCGGAGTGAATTATTTCGATTTTTTAAATACAGGTACAGTTTATATGAGGTTATTAGGCGGAACAGGAACAATCTTGAATGACAACAGCGCTGACTTGGATTTTCGCGTAGAAAGCAATGATAACGCAAATATGTTTTTTGTTGATGGTGGGGCAAATACAGTAACAGTAGGATATAACGGATCACTTGGTTCTAAATTTAATGTTTATTCGGCGACAAATAACACAACACAATTTACCGGTCATCTATTGAATGTCAGAGCAGGAGATGGAACCACTAATACAATTAGTGAAATTGATTTCGGAGTAGCCAATACAGTAGCACCAGTTATTATCGGAAGTAAAGTTATAGACGGTTCCGGTGCTACAAAGGGAGATTTTTATATCGGGACAAGAGATTCGACAGATGGAGCAACGCTTCCAACAGAAAGATTAAGAGTAACAACCGCTGGCAAAGTCGGTATCGGGATAACAAATCCGGGACAAGCATTGGATGTTACTGGAACTATTCGCCAATCAGCTTGTAAAACAGCCGGTACTCTTTCCGCAAATACTTCAGGTGATATTATTTGTACATCTGATGAGCGATTGAAAAATATTTATGGATATTATCAAGGCGGACTTGCCGCGCTTTCCGCAATTAATCCGATAAAATTTTCTTATAAAGGAGAAGATTTCGTTCATGTGGGATTCTCGGCGCAGAATGTAAAAAGTGTTTTACCTGAAGCCAGCGCCTTGCAGGATAGCGGTTATTGGAGCTTGGACGATACATCAATTACGGCATTAACTGTAAATGCCATCAAAGAACAACAAAAAGAAATCGAAGATTTGAAAAATGTTGTCTGTCAATTAAAACCCGATGCAGATGTCTGCAATAAGTAA
- a CDS encoding clostripain-related cysteine peptidase produces the protein MFNLFFTILLQVSNFTPKATADWTMLFYICGDGNLQEITEKYCKSIISNMDFVGKSYPVNVAIEIDAFDDSIPTRRYYLFGDSSVEEIIDSEINMADENELIKFSQAAIQKMGTTSKYALILYGHGCNWHGIIQDKNPFDWMSIPNKRFKTAITGVKQAIGQNINILGLMACQMQQWEVQQELLSLVDLTVGCWTTANAPQRLTYFIRLLENPSWCQESLAVALAKTDGFSAIKTSGIDQLTQDINSLALILKTESDSVKQQIIDDEILINDVGYINERTRLGSFAIKLRDDPLLSVSIRAIANNIVKDIDEMIVYDPASQKLQEVIGIYFPQTARNYDTTYNGLSSSVNTNWDEYLKTNNFPYYWYFGRSDDYYHPYWNPTINDTIKEKHYCFSNGGIKGTRFHFNYLDLADGDTIVISDNKGKTFRYTGKKGEFFTPRMDTIVTVEFRGQFPIPQNCFCLDNFSWTSDEEIIGIAETEEKIQITTDFSVWPNPFQKELHIVNMGSESEATIYDISGRVVKKLSPKESVWDGEDELGKTINSGIYFLKIGKKSLKFVKLVN, from the coding sequence ATGTTTAACCTGTTCTTTACAATTTTATTACAAGTTTCTAACTTTACACCAAAAGCAACAGCAGATTGGACAATGCTTTTCTATATCTGTGGGGATGGTAATTTACAAGAAATTACTGAAAAATATTGTAAATCCATAATTAGTAATATGGATTTCGTGGGTAAATCTTATCCAGTAAATGTCGCCATAGAAATAGATGCTTTTGACGACAGCATACCAACTCGAAGATATTATTTATTTGGGGATTCATCAGTAGAAGAAATTATTGATTCTGAAATTAATATGGCTGATGAAAACGAACTGATAAAATTTTCGCAAGCGGCGATTCAAAAAATGGGTACCACATCTAAATATGCCCTAATACTCTACGGCCATGGCTGTAATTGGCATGGTATCATTCAGGATAAAAATCCTTTTGATTGGATGAGTATTCCCAATAAAAGATTTAAAACAGCGATTACGGGAGTAAAACAAGCAATCGGTCAAAACATCAATATTCTCGGATTAATGGCCTGTCAGATGCAGCAGTGGGAAGTTCAACAAGAATTATTAAGTCTCGTAGATTTGACAGTAGGTTGCTGGACAACTGCTAATGCCCCCCAGAGATTGACTTATTTCATTAGACTGCTTGAAAATCCATCTTGGTGTCAAGAAAGTTTGGCCGTAGCGCTTGCTAAGACAGATGGATTCTCGGCAATCAAAACTTCGGGAATAGATCAATTAACTCAGGATATTAACAGTTTAGCATTGATTCTAAAAACAGAATCAGATAGTGTTAAACAACAAATTATCGATGATGAAATTCTAATTAACGACGTAGGATATATTAACGAAAGAACAAGATTGGGAAGTTTTGCTATAAAACTTCGCGATGATCCATTACTTTCTGTTTCAATCAGAGCAATAGCTAATAACATCGTCAAAGATATTGATGAGATGATTGTTTATGATCCAGCCTCACAAAAACTTCAAGAAGTAATTGGTATTTATTTCCCGCAGACAGCTAGAAATTACGATACGACTTATAATGGGCTTTCATCCAGTGTAAATACCAATTGGGACGAGTATCTGAAAACTAATAATTTCCCATATTATTGGTACTTTGGTCGGTCGGATGATTATTATCATCCATATTGGAATCCTACTATCAATGACACGATTAAAGAAAAACATTATTGTTTCTCAAATGGCGGAATCAAGGGCACAAGATTTCATTTCAATTATCTTGATTTGGCAGATGGAGATACGATTGTAATTTCTGATAACAAAGGAAAAACTTTCCGATATACGGGCAAAAAAGGAGAATTTTTTACTCCAAGAATGGATACTATCGTCACAGTTGAATTCAGGGGACAATTTCCCATACCGCAAAATTGTTTTTGTTTAGACAATTTTAGCTGGACATCGGATGAAGAAATTATCGGCATCGCAGAAACGGAAGAAAAAATTCAGATAACCACAGATTTCTCCGTTTGGCCAAACCCATTCCAAAAAGAACTGCATATTGTAAATATGGGTTCAGAATCGGAAGCGACTATCTATGACATATCCGGAAGGGTTGTCAAAAAATTATCGCCGAAAGAATCAGTTTGGGATGGCGAAGATGAGTTAGGGAAAACGATTAATTCAGGAATTTATTTCCTGAAAATCGGAAAGAAAAGTTTGAAATTTGTAAAACTTGTAAATTAA
- a CDS encoding T9SS type A sorting domain-containing protein: MFFKILLIVVLSVLLSGSVFSQSDWVGVDSNNAPSAIKARYSKDWFRNTNTVEISQEHGNLFNSRQSLKITYISGNMQCGDCMFMKVFNPPIQIQSDTLFLNAEIKGFQNDDSVYQIRVHPFMLNNDSIFEADNSMWTDTSWTQEECGPFRKEYNYGLFPRTIDTLFFTINILVNDVSNPYGIYMDNIWYLDSNGEQVIIDSCGEDIAAEEPGKIKDLVSAFPNPFYDFCKFNAPANSLIEIYNLSGQKVKMIKNFSWNGRDENGKKLPRGMYFASFKIGDKTMVKKLVLI; the protein is encoded by the coding sequence ATGTTCTTTAAAATTTTACTAATTGTAGTTTTATCGGTTTTATTATCAGGATCTGTTTTTTCACAATCTGATTGGGTAGGAGTAGATTCAAATAATGCGCCATCAGCTATTAAAGCGCGTTATTCAAAGGATTGGTTTCGCAACACAAATACTGTAGAGATTTCTCAAGAACACGGGAATCTTTTTAACAGCCGGCAAAGCCTAAAAATCACCTATATATCAGGGAATATGCAATGCGGGGACTGTATGTTTATGAAAGTGTTTAACCCGCCAATTCAGATTCAAAGTGATACTCTTTTTTTGAATGCCGAGATTAAAGGTTTCCAAAATGACGATTCAGTTTATCAAATCAGGGTACATCCCTTCATGTTAAATAATGATAGTATTTTTGAGGCCGACAATTCCATGTGGACAGATACGTCTTGGACACAAGAGGAATGCGGGCCATTCAGGAAAGAATACAATTATGGTCTTTTTCCTAGAACGATAGATACTCTATTTTTTACTATTAACATATTGGTAAATGATGTTTCTAATCCTTATGGTATTTACATGGATAATATTTGGTATCTGGACTCTAATGGGGAACAGGTTATAATTGATTCTTGTGGAGAAGATATTGCCGCGGAAGAACCGGGGAAAATAAAGGATTTAGTTTCTGCTTTCCCAAATCCGTTCTACGATTTTTGCAAATTCAATGCGCCGGCAAATTCTTTGATTGAGATTTACAACCTCAGCGGTCAAAAAGTTAAGATGATTAAGAATTTTTCTTGGAACGGCCGGGATGAAAATGGCAAAAAATTGCCAAGAGGAATGTATTTTGCAAGTTTTAAAATTGGCGATAAAACTATGGTGAAGAAATTAGTTTTGATATGA
- a CDS encoding four helix bundle protein has product MNQFSNPKNKEYNLEERTAKFSEDIIEFIRSIKRDDINRNIITQLARAITSIGANYCEANASSSKKDFRNKIYICKKRGQ; this is encoded by the coding sequence ATGAATCAATTTTCAAACCCGAAAAACAAGGAATATAATTTAGAAGAAAGAACAGCCAAATTCAGCGAAGACATAATAGAATTCATAAGAAGCATTAAGAGAGACGATATTAATCGTAATATTATTACTCAATTAGCGCGTGCCATAACTTCAATCGGCGCTAATTATTGCGAAGCTAATGCTTCCAGCTCAAAAAAGGATTTTCGCAATAAAATATATATTTGCAAAAAAAGAGGCCAATGA
- a CDS encoding four helix bundle protein, which produces MEERTIIKSFTDLMVWQESHKLILLIYKITKKFPKEELFGLTNQMRRAGVSITSNIAEGFSRQSFKEKLQFYYMALGSLTEVQNQFLIAKDLKYLDQIEFREAIGQITSVHKLLNAFIKKSKLILSSNPNSKFQIPNSSNKGFTLIELLISLSILVVVILSAVGIYINIIGTRSKSLGQLNLQEDGQYIMSLIVKDIRANKIDYDEYGDSDEKDCGIINVSTLKVGDNTSSRVAKLCLLDFSATPNKIRYKRCLDPNNANRGVLKICRGVDCTTNDCPSTGDTYQTITMANLGVERLDFYINPFTNPFTAGSITYIHPRVTIILKLKSLIEKPGEKQIILEQTVPQRYELKK; this is translated from the coding sequence ATGGAAGAAAGAACAATAATAAAATCATTTACTGATTTGATGGTGTGGCAGGAAAGCCATAAGCTTATTTTATTGATTTATAAAATTACCAAAAAATTTCCAAAAGAAGAACTTTTTGGTTTAACAAATCAAATGCGTCGAGCCGGAGTTTCAATTACGTCTAATATCGCTGAAGGATTTTCCAGACAAAGTTTTAAAGAAAAATTACAGTTTTATTATATGGCTCTTGGCTCACTGACTGAAGTCCAAAATCAATTTTTAATAGCCAAAGATTTAAAATATTTAGATCAAATAGAGTTTAGAGAAGCTATTGGGCAAATAACAAGCGTTCATAAATTATTGAATGCTTTTATTAAAAAATCTAAATTGATTCTAAGTTCTAATCCAAATTCCAAATTCCAAATTCCAAATTCTAGTAATAAGGGTTTCACCCTCATTGAGCTTTTGATTTCTTTAAGTATTTTAGTAGTAGTGATCTTATCAGCAGTTGGTATTTATATTAATATTATCGGCACGCGCAGTAAAAGTTTGGGGCAATTGAATCTTCAGGAAGATGGGCAGTATATCATGAGCTTGATTGTGAAAGATATCCGCGCCAATAAAATAGATTATGATGAATATGGCGATAGTGATGAGAAAGATTGCGGAATTATAAACGTGAGCACCCTGAAAGTAGGAGACAATACTTCATCAAGAGTGGCAAAATTATGTTTACTTGATTTTAGTGCGACGCCGAATAAAATCAGATATAAAAGATGTCTTGATCCGAATAATGCAAACAGAGGTGTCCTAAAAATATGCAGAGGTGTTGACTGCACGACCAATGATTGTCCCTCCACGGGCGATACTTATCAAACAATAACTATGGCTAATTTGGGTGTTGAGCGCCTTGATTTTTATATCAATCCGTTTACTAATCCTTTTACGGCCGGTTCTATTACTTATATTCATCCTCGGGTTACTATAATTTTAAAATTAAAATCTTTAATTGAGAAACCCGGTGAAAAACAAATAATTCTTGAGCAGACGGTTCCCCAGAGATACGAGCTCAAAAAATAG
- a CDS encoding prepilin-type N-terminal cleavage/methylation domain-containing protein, translated as MANKNILKPIPNSNPPAGGPNSGKRAFTLIELVVVISITALIAGMVFANMRSGGRSVNINSDAEKLAGVIKQAQMMSLSGQQINGIRPDDGYGVYITTNSYKLFVNDNLGSSHLYEAEDTVVQSFDFTQYVEASPTGTTIIFIPPQSTIYVDGSQLGDPKTLILTQTQENLNAYVRIKAYGEVDVRKSP; from the coding sequence ATGGCAAATAAAAATATACTAAAACCGATTCCAAATTCCAATCCGCCAGCTGGCGGACCAAATTCCGGTAAAAGAGCTTTCACTCTTATTGAGCTTGTTGTTGTTATCAGTATTACAGCTTTAATTGCCGGGATGGTTTTTGCCAATATGAGAAGCGGCGGTCGTTCCGTAAATATTAATTCCGACGCGGAAAAATTAGCAGGAGTTATTAAACAGGCCCAAATGATGTCTTTAAGCGGCCAGCAAATTAATGGGATCAGGCCGGACGATGGATACGGCGTTTATATTACAACTAATTCTTATAAACTTTTTGTTAATGATAATTTAGGCTCCAGTCATTTATATGAAGCCGAAGATACGGTTGTTCAATCTTTTGATTTTACTCAGTATGTGGAAGCGAGTCCGACCGGAACGACCATAATTTTTATTCCACCTCAGAGTACAATTTATGTTGATGGAAGCCAACTTGGGGATCCGAAAACATTAATCCTCACTCAAACTCAAGAAAATTTAAATGCTTATGTGAGAATTAAGGCTTATGGCGAAGTTGATGTCCGCAAGTCGCCATAG
- a CDS encoding cupredoxin domain-containing protein, translating into MNKKTILTIVIIVILVVVGIILVKNMPAQKTIKTTVPKETVTPGTTPNVETPIAPVEGAKQAAPGTSFVTKEGEVVTPEGTPVKQDALPGAPEAPKQSKSLTETEIPAGSVQLNVTASGFTPNEFSVKAGQVVTLTVTAGDEKTHVFKFDDASLSAVAIGIAGHETRAITFKAPAKGDYSFFCDVPGHSQRGEKGVMHVK; encoded by the coding sequence ATGAACAAAAAAACAATTTTGACAATCGTCATTATCGTGATACTCGTGGTGGTTGGTATTATTCTCGTGAAGAATATGCCTGCGCAAAAAACCATTAAAACAACCGTGCCAAAAGAAACGGTTACGCCAGGGACAACTCCAAATGTTGAAACCCCGATCGCTCCGGTTGAAGGAGCCAAACAAGCCGCGCCTGGGACAAGTTTTGTCACCAAGGAAGGCGAAGTTGTTACTCCGGAAGGAACGCCGGTTAAGCAAGATGCTTTGCCTGGTGCGCCTGAAGCGCCGAAACAATCAAAATCTTTAACTGAAACAGAAATTCCCGCCGGTTCAGTTCAATTAAACGTAACTGCCAGCGGTTTTACTCCGAATGAATTTTCCGTCAAAGCCGGTCAAGTTGTCACTTTAACCGTTACTGCCGGTGATGAGAAAACTCACGTTTTTAAATTTGATGACGCCAGTTTATCCGCCGTGGCAATCGGTATTGCCGGACACGAAACTCGGGCGATTACTTTTAAAGCACCAGCCAAGGGAGATTATTCTTTCTTTTGTGATGTTCCGGGTCATTCCCAGAGAGGCGAGAAAGGCGTGATGCATGTTAAATAG